Proteins encoded in a region of the Prochlorococcus marinus CUG1416 genome:
- a CDS encoding glutamate-5-semialdehyde dehydrogenase, with translation MTNIFEVPKPGNDLLEKADQVRLASLKISQAENQIRIKALNFMADYLEKNTKEILEANIDDYKIAEKKGISKALLSRLKLSKEKLNTGIEGVRKVGDLADPVNQVQIKRELSNGLILERKTVPIGVLGVIFESRPDAVMQISSLAIRSGNGVMLKGGSEANLTNTAIVKALQQGLDKSGLDKNAICLLTNRKDSMSMLSLEKYINLIIPRGSNELVKFIQENTRIPVLGHADGICHLFIDNEANLEMALSVSLDSKIQYPAACNAIETLLVHKDIAPVFLEKAIPLFNANDVKLIGDKRSVELGLSYEASLEDWQTEYLDLILSIKIVENLDEAISHIQKFSSKHTDGIITENLSTANKFMNVVDSAGVFHNCSTRFADGFRYGFGAEVGISTQTLPPRGPVGLEGLVTYKYFLKGNGNIVDDFSSGKAIYTHKDL, from the coding sequence ATGACCAATATCTTTGAAGTTCCTAAACCAGGTAATGATCTTTTAGAAAAAGCTGATCAAGTTCGTTTGGCATCATTAAAAATAAGTCAGGCTGAAAATCAAATTAGAATTAAAGCCTTAAATTTTATGGCTGATTATCTAGAAAAAAATACTAAAGAAATTTTGGAGGCTAATATTGATGATTATAAAATAGCAGAAAAGAAAGGAATTTCTAAGGCTTTACTTTCTAGATTAAAGTTATCAAAAGAAAAATTAAATACAGGTATTGAAGGAGTAAGAAAAGTTGGAGACTTGGCGGATCCTGTAAATCAAGTTCAAATCAAAAGAGAGCTTTCCAATGGATTGATCCTAGAAAGAAAAACAGTGCCTATTGGCGTTTTAGGGGTTATTTTTGAATCTAGACCGGACGCTGTTATGCAGATTAGTTCTTTAGCAATAAGATCAGGGAATGGAGTAATGCTAAAGGGCGGTAGTGAAGCTAATTTAACAAATACTGCAATAGTCAAGGCATTACAGCAGGGGTTAGATAAATCAGGTCTTGATAAAAATGCAATATGCTTACTTACAAACAGAAAAGATAGTATGTCGATGTTAAGTCTTGAGAAATATATTAATTTAATAATTCCAAGAGGAAGTAATGAATTAGTTAAATTTATTCAAGAGAATACAAGAATTCCTGTGCTAGGTCATGCGGATGGAATTTGTCATTTGTTTATAGATAATGAGGCAAATCTGGAGATGGCTCTATCAGTCTCTTTGGACAGTAAAATTCAATATCCTGCAGCATGTAATGCTATTGAAACTTTATTAGTGCATAAAGATATTGCACCAGTTTTTCTAGAAAAGGCCATACCTTTGTTTAATGCTAATGATGTTAAATTAATTGGAGATAAAAGATCTGTTGAATTAGGGCTAAGTTATGAGGCTAGTCTAGAAGATTGGCAAACTGAATATTTAGATTTAATTTTATCAATAAAAATTGTTGAGAATCTTGATGAGGCAATCTCTCATATTCAAAAATTTAGTTCAAAACATACAGATGGAATAATCACTGAAAATTTAAGTACTGCTAATAAATTTATGAATGTAGTTGATAGTGCAGGTGTTTTTCATAATTGTTCTACTAGGTTTGCAGATGGGTTTAGATATGGATTCGGAGCTGAAGTTGGGATATCTACTCAAACTTTGCCCCCAAGAGGACCTGTAGGCCTAGAGGGTCTAGTTACATATAAATATTTCCTAAAAGGAAATGGGAATATAGTTGATGATTTTTCATCTGGCAAAGCTATCTATACTCATAAGGATCTTTAA
- a CDS encoding dihydroneopterin aldolase: METFIKIEKIELWARVGVLDEERNLGQLFSLDIFLWTDFEKCTLNDDIKKTVDYSKLVEILKDQSKKIYCFTIEKYSSSILEIIDAEFNLSKIKIILTKCNPPITGFDGKVSIVRILENK; the protein is encoded by the coding sequence ATGGAAACATTTATAAAAATTGAGAAAATTGAACTTTGGGCGAGAGTTGGCGTTCTTGATGAAGAAAGGAATTTAGGACAACTTTTTAGTTTAGATATATTTTTGTGGACTGATTTTGAAAAATGTACTTTAAATGATGACATTAAAAAAACAGTTGATTATTCAAAATTAGTTGAAATTTTAAAAGATCAATCAAAGAAAATATATTGTTTTACAATCGAAAAATACTCAAGCTCAATTTTAGAAATTATTGATGCGGAGTTTAATCTTTCTAAAATTAAAATCATTCTGACAAAATGCAATCCACCAATAACTGGATTTGATGGGAAGGTGTCAATAGTAAGAATTCTTGAAAATAAGTAA
- a CDS encoding esterase/lipase family protein: protein MEKRNPIILIHGLWNTSSIFSSITSKLDDIGIEYFAPTLKHSYGMTSIFDLTNTLNELILEKYGLAKELDILGFSMGGIIGRYWIQKFNGYKRTRRFISIGSPHKGTLMAQLVPKYPFRGISEMKINSKFLIELAKSDFFLDDIECINFFTHWDLMVFPGWWTNLNLGKKISVKVYKHRNLVRNKSVIEKIIGEIII, encoded by the coding sequence TTGGAAAAAAGAAATCCTATTATATTGATTCATGGTCTTTGGAATACTTCAAGTATTTTTTCTTCTATTACCTCAAAACTTGATGATATTGGAATTGAATATTTTGCCCCAACTCTTAAGCATTCATATGGAATGACTTCAATTTTTGATTTGACTAATACATTAAATGAATTAATTTTAGAGAAATATGGTTTAGCAAAAGAATTAGATATTTTGGGATTCTCCATGGGAGGGATAATTGGTAGGTATTGGATTCAAAAATTTAATGGTTATAAAAGAACAAGAAGATTTATATCTATAGGTTCTCCTCACAAAGGAACATTAATGGCTCAATTAGTACCTAAATACCCTTTTAGAGGAATATCAGAAATGAAAATAAATAGTAAGTTTTTGATAGAACTGGCAAAGAGTGATTTTTTTCTTGATGATATCGAGTGTATAAATTTCTTTACTCATTGGGATCTAATGGTTTTCCCTGGTTGGTGGACTAATTTAAATTTAGGGAAAAAAATATCAGTAAAAGTCTATAAACATAGAAATCTAGTAAGGAATAAATCTGTGATTGAGAAAATAATCGGTGAAATTATTATTTAG